The sequence TACAAATGAGCTTTTTCTCAATTTAGTCATGGAATATGTTCCGGAAACTATGTATAGAGTGCTAAAGCATTATAGCAATATGAACCAGAGAATGCCACTCATCTATGTTAAGCTTTACACATATCAAGTGAGTGAAGTTCTGTCCTAAgtgatatttttgttttcttagaTTGAGCAATATGATCTGGTATTGTTGTTTCCTAAGCATCGAGCCATACTAAGATTTAGACGTGTTCAGGTATTTAGAGGGCTGGCTTACATGCATACTGTTGCTGGCGTATGCCACAGGGACTTGAAGCCTCAGAATGTTTTGGTAATGCATCTTTCAAGCTGCTAAATTCGAGTAGTAAAATATGGccttttttccttatttcattgtttattttCACAGGTAGACCCTCTTACTCACCAAGTAAAgatttgtgattttggaagcgCAAAAGTGCTGGTAAGTTTAAATCAAGGAGTTTATTTCTGTAGCTATTCTCATTTTTATACTAAAGATATATTAATTTGATCTTTGTTTTGAGAAGAGTTCACCGTTGTTAATTCAAATTTGGTCAGTAGTAATACTGACTCAAGTAGGTGGTTCTTTGGCATGATTGTAGTCATTAATGTTAGTGTCAATTTTAAATTGATCCTTTCTAGATGTCCAAGATATGTTGACAACACCTGATAACGCATGCAGTTAATTCTGAGACTTGCTAATACTTTTGGGAGAAGATCCCGTTAACCATGATTATGTGATTGGTTAGATTCTGTAGATTCACCTATTCATTGATCTTGTTGCACTTTTATGTTTTGTGTTCTATTACAAGTTGAGTCTGACCATATTGGAGTTAGTTGATATTTGCTATTTAACCATGGTGCAGTGCTATAATTCTAAGATTCTCCCTTAGCATCTCCCATGAACTGACAAATTCATAATGTAgtgcttcttttcttttttcttgggaGGGGAAGAATGGGTGCTAACATGAGGAATTTTATATTCATGCCGTGAAACacctttgattgatttttcaCATTCAGTGGCTGTAAATAAAAACAGCAATAGGTTCTCATGACTGTGAGAATTCATTAGCTTAAAGTAACTTCTGCAATCTTATGGCATAGACTACGTCATTTCGGAAATCTCCTTGACATTGTGTGAGAATTACTCGATTTTGAGGTGGTGGTTGATTCTTGTATTTATGGAAGTACCATATTCTATCAGGTTAAAGGAGAAGCAAACATCTCATACATCTGCTCGCGGTTTTATCGTGCTCCTGAACTCATATTTGGTGCAACAGAATATACTACTTCAATTGATATCTGGTCAGCTGGCTGTGTCCTTGCTGAGCTTCTTCTAGGCCAGGTTTGTATTGATTTAGACATCTATAGCTTACATATTATCCGTGAAATTTCGCAGTCTCCTTGGCGCGCGCTATTCCAATTTCTAACCAATTTTTGCAATCATCTTCTTGCAGCCATTGTTCCCTGGAGAAAATGCCGTGGACCAGCTTGTTGAAATAATCAAGGTACCATGTGATTAATTCTTATTAATTGATGCAAATGTTGTAGCAGAATGTGGTTTCATTTGCTTAATCTTCTAGGTACTTGGAACACCGACAAGGGAGGAAATTCGCTGTATGAATCCAAACTATACTGATTTTAGGTTTCCACAAATCAAAGCACACCCTTGGCATAAGGTATGCTTTCACTTGATTTTAGTCATACCTAGTGAAGCAACAATTTGTTGTTTTGATGCTTGCTGTGTAGATCATTCCTGCTGAATTTTGTACTGAGATTGAAGTAAGTTGTCAAGGAGTcctttttgttaaaagaaaattttttaaaggaaaaaaaaggagtGGCCATCTCTGACGTATCAAATTTGTTTAAGCATTCTCCTAAAGAACATAGGTGCTCATTTGTTGATGGAGTTTGTGAAAATGTAATTAGTTAGAGATCCCTGGAGGTTCTTTTTCCTTCTAAAAGGAAGAGATCTCTCGGGGTTAGATCTCAGTTTCTATTAATTGCAATTTGTTATCCTCTTGTTGAATTTGCATCACATTATTAAGCATGGAATtcttgttttttaatttattgttattCCCTAAACATTTTGGATTCAAAAGCTAAGAATCTCAAGTCTTAAATCCTCCGAAAAATCCTCTTTTCCATTAATTGAGAGGCAAAAAAGTTAATGGAGGTTGATATCCCAACAAATGCCAGATACGAGGCATTTCTTCAGTCTGTTCATACTCTAGTATAGAAACACTCTTGATTAATGAGCTTGTGCTGAAGCAGTTATAACATCAGATTGGCTTCCTGGTAGAGTACCCTTTCTGCCAAGCAGCATATCCTTGAATACCAAGGAAACAATATCTGGAAACCACAAGTAAATCATAGAAACGTAATAGATGCTGAAAACCAATACTAAATGAATTTGGGTTTTCAGTGGATTTGAACTCCACATTCTGGTgatcatatttttattcttagaaAACGTCAATGGCAGAACAGCAAATAAATTCTTTTGTTGTTTTGGAGCTTGTGTATATCATGATCTGCTGCTAACATACATATTATGTCTGGTGTTAGGTTTTCCACAAGCGGATGCCTCCTGAAGCAATTGACCTTGCTTCTCGTCTGCTGCAGTACTCACCAAGCCTACGTTGCACTGCAgtaagttcaattttttttttcccttttccctaCTGGGATTGTCATTCATTTAAACAACAGTTCCAGTAGCACAGTTGGCAtttctgttttcttttttttttttttttcttttcttgctcctACTTTACCTTGTGCTGTTCTTGTTGACTTTTTACCAGTACTCAGCTTGCATATTGGTTCTTCTTTGTCTATTGAACAATGAATTcctaaatatattaaattaatacgCTTCGCATTTTGCAGCTTGAAGCATGTGCTCATCCTTTCTTTGATGAACTTCGTGAACCAAATGCACGCCTTCCCAATGGTCGCCCATTGCCGCCACTCTTCAATTTTAAGCAGGAGGTACAACTTTCACATGTTTATTCTTAAATTAAAGGTTACACTATCCATTCTTCATTCTTCTGATCTCAGCTGAAGGGACTCCAGAGTAGTCACAGTAGGCACTCAATGTGATTAAAATCTTCAGATTACCCGAAGGCCAGACTATAGAAGTAAGTTTGGTAATTAGCAAAGATTTAGAACGATCGTTTCCATGAACCCATAGGAAAGCAGATACTTTATTCTGATACCCTGTGGTTTGATCCAAGTCCATAGATGCACAGAGAATGAATGCGAGCACATTCGTATTCTGGAGCATGGATGTGTTATGCAATTACTCAACTAATATACGGACCTCGTGTTTAAAGTTGATGTTTTGGAATGGCAAGCTTGAAGAGGGTAGTGCAATCCTGCATGTATAAGTTGTGCTGCTTGGAGATACTGCCGGCAACCGGTGTTTTCTTAACATAATGACATTGGACCTTTCTGGATTTGGCAAAAAACGAGGGTTCCCTGaccaaggaaaagaaaaattgagagGACGAAAAAGATGAAGATTGAGACAGAAAACAGGAGGAGAAATGGGAGAAGAAACAGGAAGGCAGAAATTCACAGGGATCCTTTATGTCTGAAGATTAACAAAAGGATCTGTAGCCATTCATCGAACTCAAAGGAGAGGAGGTCCATTGGTAACAAGGGTTTTTTGTGAGTAGCTGGGGTAGACTAGGCTTCTAAGGAACGGACTGAACCTATAGTTGGCCAAGCTATAACTTTAAGGTTTATACAATACCACTGGATTAAATGGCCTGTGGTGGTTCttccatatttttctttgagacaAATCTTTTGAGGTTCTTTTGACTGTAAGTAAGCTATGTTAGAGGTTGGATGAAAATCATTCTATCTAAAGCAGTTCCAATGATCAAATTAATGTCGATACGAAAACAAGTAGAGAACTCTAGTGGTGAGAAACGTCTCTAGTGGAAATTTCCATTATTTATTGAAGTGGTGTGACTTTGAGGTGTTTGAGATGTTACACACCTCGAAAAATGGGAATGCCCTTGCCGTTTGGTCCATAGCATGATATTGGTTATAAAACAGGCTCTGAGTGAGGTATATTGGTACAGTGTCGAGTATAAAGAAGCTATGCAGTCACTGAATCTTAATGAAAGAAAGCCCTTTCATCCTAAGCCCATATCTACTGAAAAGAGGGCCGGGGAGAAGCCTGGAGAGTTGGACTCCCTCAGAAAATAGCATCTTGTTAGTTTCTGGGAGAAAACTGTGGAAATAGGTATCAGTAAAGGAAAGAACCTTATTCTTCAGTGATCTCCATTCTAATTGGTTACTAAGGAGATGTTAGTCACAACAGCATTTCAGTTGTAACTTGTAAGGATGCAGCAAATTGGTAAAGCTTGTATTTCTTCGGCAGGCATGAATTAACTCTACATGTCTTTAAGCTGAAATTGTCATCTTCAATTGTTCATTAGAATTAGAAGCATGTCAAGGCCAATAATGTTAAAAAACTATATTACTATCTCTGTTACGCATTCTATCCCATTGCTTACCCAAATATATTTTCTTGGTTTCAGCTGTCTGGTGCCTCTCCGGACCTCGTAAACAGGTTGATACCGGACCATATAAAAAGGCAGATGGGCCTGCATCTTTTTGCATCCCACGGTGACATGACGTAATTTATATGCTTAGAGAAGTATACTAGTTGATGATCTATAGATGATGGGATCCAAGTTACATCCCTTTCAGAGGAGTCCAGCATGACAAGAGACGGCATCTCCTGGTCGATATGGATATTGTAATGAGCTGCAGTGCATTTTAGTTCTCTGTACTTGGTATTATCTTTTTGTCCACTTTCCTATCTTAGCAGCCAACTAGTGAAAAGGAAATATGTTTGTGTACATGTTTGTTAGTAGTAAATTGACCAGAAGCTTCCAGGGACACGATTGAGTGACATGTATGGACAAGTTGCAAGGCTCCAAAAGGATTGCCAAGACTTGAAAGGGctgtctttttcttcttatgTTGATCTCTCACTTCAGTTTGTATTTAGCAGTTTCCCACTTTGAAAAGAGTTGCAAGCAAATTGTGTTATAGTTGCTCTATGTGATCATGATTAATCAAACTTATCTATTGTATTGCCTTTTTTGATTTGCTTTTGTCATTTCTGTTGCTTCCTgctttttatttcatatattttgtgAGAGGCTGATGTCTTGGTGTTTAGACGTGTTCTTCCTATGCAGGTTGATCATTACATTGCCATAGTGAACTGTGATATGGTAATAATTGGGCACATAAATGACACTCAAACTTGACCTCGGTTAGCAAGTAAACACACCAACTTTGATCTGAACACTCCTAACTTACAAAATCTTTAGTGATTCTAGGATTGATCCTGATTTGGAGATCTTTTGGTTTTCATTCAAAAGGAAAATATCGTATCTTTTTTGTTTCGCATTTCTCATCAAAGGTGGCCCTTGGGCCACTTGACATCATTCAAGACACTTTTAAATTTATGTGTCATGTCATCGTCGGGTGGGATATCCACGAGACGTAAGACGAGTTGGAGTGTTTAGTTTCTAGTTTAGATCAAGGTAAAGTTTCTAGTGCTTATGTATCAGATGAGGTTAAGTTTGAATGTCTGTTTTTGCTTGAgacatcattttctttttgttgttaaaaATGCTGGAGGTGGTTTAAAAGTACCGCCAACCTCTTATTATTTAGACCTTTCACTGAAAGAATTCGTTTTTCTCAAATTTGTTTTCGTTTTCTGGTTTTCCCTTTCCCTTGTTTAGTTGTAATAAAatattgggaaaatattttccaaaatgaCTCATTTTCCTCTATTTGAGGGAAAATAACATATGTGACTTTTATGCTCccgcccccacccccaccccaacgaCATTCAAATTCACattattcaaaaaatttacattactcaaaaacatttttcattgtgttttgcttcaaatttttactgtttgaaataaaataaaaaatagtgaagttcaAATTTTTCCCTGTTTCTAATATTCgttgaatatattgttatttcTATGTGCATAGAGGAGGACTTACCTATGTTatttttgctaattgcatattctATTTTGTCATCGTTGTAGcttgtttcacaaggttgaataagcttgtcgttcaattgtatttctattgattgtagtatcttgagattttcctgacaaaatgttgaaaagtgtctcctatgctTACTTATTAGTAGTTGCTTACAATTTAGTGACTTGTAATATCTTAGTACTCgatattgaaattattttctaTGCTTAAATTaattcttacaaattgttgagttgttagAGGCAGTGATATATTAGTTagcagttagtagtattttctaaaaaatattttttcactcatcaaccaaacactagaaaatatatttttgaaaaatattttctactcatcaatcaaacaccataaaatattttttgaaaaatatttttcacttaccaaccaaacatgagaaaataagtagaaaatcaacttatttttcaggaaaacattttccatggaaaatattttccattataccaaacacacccatgaaggaaaatgttttccatatagaaaatgttttcttggaaaacaagttgatttcttacttgtttttttatgtttggttggtgagtgaaaaatatttttcgaaaaatattttctagtgtttggttggtgaatgaaaatattttagaaaatatattttagtgtttagctaaagagtaAACATGcattttggaaaaataatttttgacctcAAAAAATACGTCTTTTAGGGTGTGTTCGATATGGAGGAGGGAAAAtgctttttagaaaaataagttatttcttatttatattcttgtgttcgttatgcaaattgggtaagtatatgttttctaaacgtatttgtatatatttaacaaaaacaatgagaACAAATAGGATAAGAAGGgtgagataagaaaaaaaatttgaatataaaaaaataaaataaaaaatcacgtAATTTTTTTTGGGAAGGGGGTTGGGGTTGTCAAAAtagaagtaagaaaaaaattgaatttttctttaaaaaataatttattatttttttttttaggggggggggggggggggggggggggagagtgGGGGGGGGGGCGTGTGGGGGGGGNNNNNNNNNNNNNNNNNNNNNNNNNNNNNNNNNNNNNNNNNNNNNNNNNNNNNNNNNNNNNNNNNNNNNNNNNNNNNNNNNNNNNNNNNNNNNNNNNNNNggggggggggggggacttgGGGTTTGCGTTTTGGGGTAAgggatgaggtaagaaaaaaattaaaatactttttttggaTTGGGGGTGGTAGGAGGTAGGGATCGGGGTAGGTTTTTTAAAAGGGGGAGGAGGAAAGTTAGTAGGGGTAGGGGATCGGatggagggggggggggttaagcaaaaagtttgaatttttcagGAGGGGGTAGGGGATAGGAGTTTGGGTTTTGAGTAAGGGAtaaggtaagaaaaaaaattgaaatatttatttttggatagGGTGGGGAGGGGGAAGAGATTGGGGGTCAGAGTAGGGGTGGgggattttgagagttgtataaatatttcaacttaagagtgaggTTGACAGAGGGTtttaaaaaatgttttccttactttttgaagggaagccATTTTCCTTAGATTCGatgaaataagttgatttgaaaaatattttcctttataccaAACACACTCTAAGTATATTCTCGGTTCGCTTTTACTTGACATTATTTCATTTTTCAAGGtcaaattatatgaattttgataaatattttaagatgtatttttagattatattaaTTTGAGAAGGATTACAATTTATAACCTTTTTTTATAGTTAATAAAtctatttcaatttagttttgaAGTTTAGTTAAATTGACTTTGAGAATCAAAACATGATAAATAAAAGTGAATGGAGAAAGTATTTTATTAAGTTATGTTTATTTATTAGATCTTTCTTTGAAAATTGAGCATTGTTACTTCCATTGTTCAAATTTACTTCTCATATTTTAACTTGAcatatctattgaaaaaaatattgattagTATAGTGACCTTACCATATTACCTTATTAATATATGTTTAATGACATGTATtggaaaaagatttaaaaaataagtaattaatgcttacaataaaatataaaaaaaatttgtcttttttaaatttataaaaaatgacaaataaaattaaaaatcaaattaaaaagatAGTGACAAGTATACAAGGAAATCATTAAAATGAATAACATCTTCAATATTGAGGGTAAAATTAGATTTAgttgctaagtgtttgaattggcTTAAAAGCTAGTCAAAATAgcttttaagtcattttttactttttaaagtGTTTGACAAgttaaaaaatgacttaaaaaaagttaaaaattattttttaaagccAAAAGCCAAAAGCCAAAAGCACCATTACCcctactttttatttatttttggcttaTAGGCCATTCTAATTTGACCAATTAAAAGACATATCTATCCTTTGTAACTTTCACATATTTCAAAATTGCCATCATGTTTGTTCTAAAACatttagtagccgtttggccataaaaaatactttttttggagttgaagatgaagttggagttagagttgtgtttgaccatgttttttttgaatttttttttttagacttttgaattttttaaaaaaatttgattttatgccctcaacttttaaaaattatcaaaatcactcaactactaatttacctactaacatacaaccaaatattgagaaaataatttatatgtcttcaattgataaaataattaacaacaaactaattattatgattgttattcttctaaaatttgaataaaaatgtcACAAGtacgagctaaataagtttatccaACCATAATCTattgaatagagaaaatatattttgataaatatgattgatggatataaatatattttatatattcttaaatttgttgatggaaattcttaattactttcacttgaattatttattttattgaatttgatctttttttaaaaaaattcggatgaattatttctgaataaattagtgctaattttttgcttttctttattgatgatattaattttccttgattttttttttttggtaaagagaACAAACTTTTGTTAAGCTAATTACCACACTCGTCTCTGttgaaaattcataaaatcaaaataagGTAATCGTCAATATGGATCGTTACGTTTTTTTTGATATGCGACTTTATTgaccactttttaataatttattaaaatcatcatagtcattatatgacatatacaaaaaattaggatagcaagaaaaaaatattaaattttttatttttaaataacataatgtactcggtcttatatttctataatatagttcattcaaaataaaagttgatatattttcgccatatattatcatttattattttttacttcacgttcgtaaattttggttaaaagaaagaaaaaagattagaatatctgtaacaactaaaaatgatgttgtaccatagaaaacaaataataattttttttgggtgGTTGGTTTTAGTTATAAGAGAGGGGTTTGTGTAAAAATctaaagattggggttatatataataataatgaaagttggaAATGGaagtgaaaaattgtgaaaacaacaaaaaattattttcactttttggaatccaactctggaataattttttgaattttcatgaccaaacaccacaattttcggaaaagtgaaaaaagtgaaaaaaaatccaaaaaaaaaggaaaaaattcttaTGACCAAACGGGATTTTATTCTCTTCTaccatttttgtgttttttctctatttttgtgtGTTCTCTCTTCATGTTTGAATTTTTCTCTCGATTTTgtgtctttatttctttttttaatgggTTGTTAATAATTTGATGCTTATGGAATTTATGAGcaattgagaagaattatttttttgatagtttATTTGACTAAAACAACAAATTTTAGTGTATCGTTAGCAATTCAACTTCTTTTGGGGCGacttttgttcaattttcttgaagaaaatagaaaatcaaTAAACCTATTTAGCTGAAACAACAATTTTTGCTCCTTTTTGAGTGTTTTGGTTCAATTTTCAGAAGAAAAAAATCTCGTAAAACAAAAATAGATTAATTAGTGTGGCAAAATTCACAAAGAAAAACAAATCCATATAGCTGAAACAACaaattttgcttctttttggatctctttcattcaattttaagaagaaaaatgaagcACAAGTAACttattcattcatgaaaatatttttaaaaattaatatattaagtagtttatattgaaattgaattaaaatataaattaattttaatttaaattattttaaaattaaaaatctaatagtAATCAACTTTATATAATGTTAACAACTATAAGGGTATTTAAGAGCCATACTAGTACCTATTTTGTATGAAgcttttaatttatgaaatatgatttttatgtattattccacttctttaatatattcttttaaatttggacaattattattgtacaacatATAAATTTCTCTAAGAAAAAACACTCACCAACCAAGATATATGAAGAACACTCACtgaagatatacaacttcatgaACGATTAGTGAACGATTCATGTATATTTGACGATGTAACATTCGTATTCGATAATATTTTAATAGTGATatagtcattactcaatcaacgagtaatatatttttcaattaagagtcattttagcaaataaatagtatcatttgtgaccagttatttatctattaatgtagttataatgattagtaacatatatattttatttgatgatttaaactcttttaaccaatatttttttttattttagtgcaTAAATTTGCAACTGTATTGATAAACGTCTTTCAGTCATTAATTATGAAATTGCATCACTGTGTACAATGTTAtcaaaagttggagaaaaaaactAAGGCCAAACCCATCGAGAGGACCTCAAACTTatcccgaaaattcacttaggTCCTTAaactaaggcctgtacctatcaAACCCTTAAACCCCtgaattttgttccaattgggcaGTTTTTGCCTAATCAGTAACATGCACAAAGTGTGTGTAATACACTCGCCTGATGTGGCAAAATTagccaattaaaaaaaaacatgtggcaaaaaaaaataatacgtGAAATTactgattttttatatttttctatttaattataattttaattaaaaaaaaagaataaaaacacccCCACCCCACTCGTCATCATCTTCACACCACCCCTCCCCGGTTTCACAGCTCTctcacacacaaacacacacattcACTCACACGCACACAGTTCACACACATACACGATAACAGCAACACAGTCAACATTTTTCGCGCGAGACTCGCCGAAAAATCAACTCCAAAATCAGACACAAACACACGCATTCACTCATACATAAACACAAAGTTTACACACACAGAGAGTTCACTCACGCACACACAGTTCACACACACATGAGAAAGCAGCAACGCAGTCAACGTTTTCTGGCGAGACTCGCCAGAAAATCAACtccaaaaaagaattttttttttcaaatctttgATATTGTTGACAATGGTGAAAAATGATTACTTCTTTGATGTTGTCTTTAATGGTTAAGATTGATtagtgattttgttgttgttcatggaGTTGCTAGTTTTCAACTGATTTGGTGGATTTTGGTTTGAAGCTTTTCTTCAAATTGTTGCAAAGGAAACAATATTTGAGGAAACAACAATCATGTTCACTGCTAATAGATTCAAATCTTGTGCAAAGAAAACAATTTTGTGCTTAATGAAGCTTCAATTCTTCAAATCTTGTTCACTGCTAATTGTTGTGTGTGTGTAGGGGGTaggtgtttgtgaagaagaagatgacTGTCGGGCGTGGGgggagcttttttttttttttttttttttttaaatcaaaatattagattaattaaaaattaaattaataaaataatttaaatataaaattttcaataaaaaaagtaaaatattatttaatttactgTTCACGCGCTCAAggagagtgtaatacactctccttgccaaatcaacattttgtgcctgataggtaccaattttagcacttgaggTGCCTGATAGGTACAAACCTtcgttgag comes from Capsicum annuum cultivar UCD-10X-F1 chromosome 2, UCD10Xv1.1, whole genome shotgun sequence and encodes:
- the LOC107859256 gene encoding shaggy-related protein kinase eta; this encodes MADDKEMSAPVMDGNGNDAVTGHIISTTIGGKNGEPKQTVSYMAERVVGTGSFGIVFQAKCLENGETVAIKKVLQDRRYKNRELQLMRTMDHTNVVCLKHCFYSTTSTNELFLNLVMEYVPETMYRVLKHYSNMNQRMPLIYVKLYTYQVFRGLAYMHTVAGVCHRDLKPQNVLVDPLTHQVKICDFGSAKVLVKGEANISYICSRFYRAPELIFGATEYTTSIDIWSAGCVLAELLLGQPLFPGENAVDQLVEIIKVLGTPTREEIRCMNPNYTDFRFPQIKAHPWHKVFHKRMPPEAIDLASRLLQYSPSLRCTALEACAHPFFDELREPNARLPNGRPLPPLFNFKQELSGASPDLVNRLIPDHIKRQMGLHLFASHGDMT